The sequence ACCGGTAAAACGAAAATTATGGTGGATTGTGGTATGTTTCAGGGTTCAAAAAAAATAAAGGAGAGAAACTACGGTGACTTCCCTTTTGATCCTACTCAAATAGAATATTTGCTTTTGACCCATGCCCATATAGACCATAGTGGTTTAATACCCAAACTTGTAAAACATGGGTTTAAGGGGCAAATAATAGCCACAGGTGCAACCCTGGATTTATGTTCGATTATGCTTCCCGATAGCGGTCATATTCAGGAAATGGAAGTAGAACGAAAAAATAGAAAGCTTAAAAGAGCCGGTGAACCGTTATTAGAACCTATTTACACTTCTCAAGATGCTTATAAAGCAATGAAATACTTCAAAGGAATCGATTATGGTTTGGTGATAGCTTTAAATGATAACATTTCCGTTAGATTTAATGATGCCGGCCACATAATGGGTTCGGCCATTATCGAAATATGGATCAAACAGAGAGAACAGACTTTAAAAATAGTGTTCTCAGGGGATTTGGGTAATTATAATCAGCCGATAATTAATGATCCTGTAACCATTGACGAAGCTGATTTTTTGATTATGGAATCAACTTATGGGAATAGATTACATAAAGATTCCGGGGATAAAGAAGAATTATTATTTAAAATCATAAAAGAAACCTTTGACAAGGGAGGAAATGTAATTATACCTGCCTTCGCTGTTGAGCGAACCCAGGATTTGCTATATTCACTAAACAATCTTATAGAAAAAGGGAAATTAAGGGATGTAGATATATTTGTGGATAGTCCTTTAGCCATTTCTGCAACAGAGATTTTTTGCAGGAATATACAGTATTTCGATAAGGAAACCCGGGAAAAGTATGAAACATTAGGGGAGTGTCCTTTATTCCTGCCCAATTTGAAGTTTACCAGAACTACAGAAGAATCTAAAGCATTAAATGAAAGAAAGAGCGGGGCTATAATTATTTCGGCTAGTGGCATGTGCGATGCCGGGAGAATAAAACATCATTTAAAACACAATTTGTGGCGTTCGGAATCTACTATTCTTTTTGTTGGTTACCAGGCTGAAGGGACTTTGGGAAGACGTCTGGTTGATGGAGAAAAGTTGGTT is a genomic window of Koleobacter methoxysyntrophicus containing:
- a CDS encoding MBL fold metallo-hydrolase RNA specificity domain-containing protein; the protein is MEITFYGAAKTVTGSCHLIDTGKTKIMVDCGMFQGSKKIKERNYGDFPFDPTQIEYLLLTHAHIDHSGLIPKLVKHGFKGQIIATGATLDLCSIMLPDSGHIQEMEVERKNRKLKRAGEPLLEPIYTSQDAYKAMKYFKGIDYGLVIALNDNISVRFNDAGHIMGSAIIEIWIKQREQTLKIVFSGDLGNYNQPIINDPVTIDEADFLIMESTYGNRLHKDSGDKEELLFKIIKETFDKGGNVIIPAFAVERTQDLLYSLNNLIEKGKLRDVDIFVDSPLAISATEIFCRNIQYFDKETREKYETLGECPLFLPNLKFTRTTEESKALNERKSGAIIISASGMCDAGRIKHHLKHNLWRSESTILFVGYQAEGTLGRRLVDGEKLVKIHGEEIKVKARIENMDGFSAHSDQKDLIRWVKKFGTPPQKIFLVHGEEESCYYLANELTKETGIPIIVPEYLQSFIIQDNLDVIISKLQEGLAQRVTAGEVKGYYKDILDKLQIMVHKYMSNGQYEQALKKLQEIESITAEK